The following are from one region of the Leclercia sp. AS011 genome:
- the lptB gene encoding LPS export ABC transporter ATP-binding protein, protein MATLTAKNLAKAYKGRRVVEDVSLTVNSGEIVGLLGPNGAGKTTTFYMVVGIVPRDAGNIIIDDEDISLLPLHARARRGIGYLPQEASIFRRLSVFDNLMAVLQIRDDLTAEQRQDRANELMEEFHIEHLRDSLGQALSGGERRRVEIARALAANPKFILLDEPFAGVDPISVIDIKRIIEHLRDSGLGVLITDHNVRETLAVCERAYIVSQGHLIAHGTPQQILEDDHVKRVYLGEDFRL, encoded by the coding sequence ATGGCAACATTAACTGCAAAGAATCTCGCCAAAGCCTACAAGGGCCGTCGCGTAGTGGAAGATGTCAGTTTGACCGTCAACTCCGGCGAAATTGTCGGCCTGTTAGGTCCTAACGGTGCGGGTAAAACCACCACCTTTTATATGGTGGTCGGCATTGTTCCGCGCGATGCGGGTAACATCATCATTGATGACGAAGACATCAGCCTGCTGCCTCTCCACGCGCGTGCCCGTCGCGGCATCGGTTACCTGCCGCAGGAAGCCTCCATTTTTCGCCGTCTGAGCGTCTTCGACAACCTGATGGCGGTGCTGCAGATCCGTGACGACTTGACCGCCGAACAGCGTCAGGATCGCGCCAACGAGCTGATGGAAGAGTTTCATATCGAACATCTGCGCGACAGCCTGGGTCAGGCCCTCTCCGGCGGTGAACGCCGCCGCGTGGAAATTGCCCGTGCGCTGGCCGCCAACCCGAAATTCATTCTCCTCGATGAACCTTTCGCGGGCGTTGACCCGATTTCGGTTATCGACATCAAACGGATTATCGAGCATCTGCGCGACAGCGGCCTGGGGGTTCTGATTACCGACCACAACGTGCGTGAGACGCTGGCGGTCTGTGAGCGTGCCTACATCGTCAGCCAGGGCCATCTTATTGCTCACGGTACCCCGCAGCAGATCCTCGAAGACGATCATGTTAAGCGCGTGTATCTTGGGGAAGACTTCAGACTCTGA
- the lptA gene encoding lipopolysaccharide ABC transporter substrate-binding protein LptA, translating into MKFQANKLSLKFVIASAMLAVSLPALAVTGDTEQPIHIESDTQSLDMQGNVVTFTGNVVVTQGTIKINADKVVVTRPGGEDGKEIIDGYGNPATFYQMQDNGKPVKGHASQMHYELAKDFVVLTGNAFLEQLDSNIKGDKITYLVKEQKMQAFSEKGKRVTTVLVPSQLQDKNNTQAPAQKKSN; encoded by the coding sequence ATGAAATTCCAAGCAAACAAACTCAGCCTTAAATTTGTTATTGCCAGCGCGATGCTGGCCGTCAGCCTGCCTGCACTTGCTGTGACGGGTGATACCGAGCAGCCAATTCATATCGAATCCGATACGCAATCGCTCGATATGCAGGGCAACGTGGTGACCTTTACCGGCAATGTTGTCGTGACGCAGGGCACCATCAAAATCAACGCCGATAAGGTGGTGGTGACGCGTCCTGGCGGGGAAGACGGTAAAGAGATTATCGATGGCTACGGCAATCCGGCCACTTTCTACCAGATGCAGGACAACGGTAAGCCGGTGAAAGGCCACGCCTCCCAGATGCACTACGAGCTGGCGAAAGACTTCGTGGTGCTGACCGGCAATGCGTTCCTCGAGCAGCTCGACAGCAACATCAAGGGCGACAAGATCACCTATCTGGTGAAAGAGCAAAAAATGCAGGCCTTCAGTGAGAAAGGCAAACGCGTAACGACCGTCCTGGTCCCATCGCAGCTGCAGGACAAAAATAACACTCAGGCCCCGGCACAGAAAAAGAGTAACTAA
- the lptC gene encoding LPS export ABC transporter periplasmic protein LptC translates to MSKTRRWVIILLSLVALVLIGVNLADRDDEEAPTVNTNDPTYKSDHSDTVVYSPEGALNYRLIAQHVEYFSEQGVSWFTQPVMTTFDTNKIPTWSIKSDRAKLTNDRMLYLYGHVEVNALTADAQLRKITTDNAQINLVTQDVTSQDLVTLYGTTFNSSGLRMRGNLRSKNAELIEKVRTSYEIPSKQTQP, encoded by the coding sequence ATGAGTAAAACCAGACGTTGGGTTATTATTCTGCTTTCGCTGGTAGCACTGGTACTGATTGGCGTGAATCTCGCTGACCGGGACGACGAAGAAGCGCCGACGGTCAATACTAACGATCCAACATACAAAAGCGATCATAGCGATACCGTGGTCTATAGCCCGGAAGGGGCACTGAATTATCGCCTTATCGCTCAGCATGTTGAGTATTTTTCCGAACAGGGCGTCTCCTGGTTTACCCAACCGGTGATGACCACGTTTGATACCAATAAGATTCCGACATGGTCGATTAAATCAGACCGGGCAAAACTGACGAATGACCGTATGCTTTATCTGTATGGTCATGTTGAGGTGAATGCGCTGACCGCAGACGCACAGCTGCGCAAAATCACAACCGATAACGCACAGATTAACCTTGTGACTCAGGATGTCACGTCGCAGGATCTGGTTACGCTATACGGCACAACATTTAATTCCAGCGGTCTGAGAATGCGCGGGAACTTACGCAGCAAGAACGCAGAGCTGATTGAAAAGGTTAGAACCTCCTATGAAATTCCAAGCAAACAAACTCAGCCTTAA
- the kdsC gene encoding 3-deoxy-manno-octulosonate-8-phosphatase KdsC produces the protein MSNAGASLATCYGPVSAQMMSQAENIRLLILDVDGVLSDGLIYMGNNGEELKAFNVRDGYGIRCALTSGIEVAIITGRKAKLVEDRCETLGITHLYQGQSDKMVAFRDLLGKLAIAPENVAYVGDDLIDWPVMAEVGLSVAVADAHPLLIPRADYVTRINGGRGAVREVCDLLLLAQGKLDEAKGQSI, from the coding sequence ATGAGTAATGCGGGTGCATCCCTTGCAACCTGTTATGGCCCGGTCAGTGCGCAGATGATGTCGCAGGCCGAAAACATTCGCCTGCTGATCCTTGATGTGGACGGCGTGCTGTCTGACGGCCTGATTTATATGGGCAACAATGGCGAAGAGCTGAAGGCTTTCAACGTGCGTGATGGCTACGGCATTCGCTGTGCGCTGACTTCTGGCATAGAAGTTGCCATCATCACCGGGCGTAAGGCTAAACTGGTAGAAGATCGCTGCGAAACGCTGGGCATAACCCATCTCTATCAGGGGCAATCCGATAAGATGGTCGCTTTCAGGGACTTACTTGGTAAACTTGCCATCGCCCCGGAAAACGTCGCCTATGTCGGAGACGATCTGATTGACTGGCCAGTGATGGCAGAGGTGGGTCTGAGCGTCGCCGTTGCCGATGCGCATCCGCTTTTGATCCCGCGCGCTGACTATGTCACTCGTATCAACGGTGGCCGCGGCGCGGTAAGAGAAGTCTGCGACCTGCTGCTGCTGGCGCAAGGTAAGCTTGATGAGGCCAAAGGGCAATCGATATGA
- the kdsD gene encoding arabinose-5-phosphate isomerase KdsD, translated as MSQIELQPGFDFQKAGIQVLEIEREGLAQLDQYINQDFSLACEKLFHCTGKVVVMGMGKSGHIGRKMAATFASTGTTAFFVHPGEAAHGDLGMVSAQDIVIALSNSGESNEILALIPVLKRLHVPLICITSRPESSMARAADIHLCVKVPKEACPLGLAPTSSTTAALVMGDALAVALLEARGFTAEDFALSHPGGALGRKLLLRVNDIMHTGDEIPHVSKDASLRDALLEITRKNLGMTVICNDQMIIEGIFTDGDLRRVFDMGVDVRKLGIADVMTTGGIRVRPGTLAVEVLNLMQSRNITSVMVADGDQLLGVVHMHDLLRAGVV; from the coding sequence ATGTCGCAAATAGAATTGCAGCCGGGTTTTGACTTTCAGAAAGCAGGAATACAAGTTCTGGAGATAGAACGTGAAGGTCTGGCGCAGTTAGATCAATACATTAATCAGGACTTTAGCCTGGCATGTGAGAAGCTTTTCCACTGCACCGGCAAAGTCGTGGTGATGGGAATGGGTAAGTCCGGGCACATTGGTCGTAAAATGGCGGCCACTTTTGCCAGTACCGGTACGACCGCCTTTTTCGTTCACCCCGGTGAAGCGGCGCACGGTGACCTGGGAATGGTCTCGGCTCAGGATATCGTCATTGCGCTATCGAACTCGGGTGAATCCAATGAGATTCTGGCGCTGATCCCGGTGCTGAAGCGACTTCACGTTCCCCTCATCTGTATTACCAGCCGCCCAGAGAGCAGCATGGCGCGCGCCGCAGATATCCATCTGTGCGTTAAAGTGCCGAAAGAGGCTTGCCCCCTGGGGCTGGCACCCACCTCCAGCACCACCGCTGCGCTGGTAATGGGGGATGCGCTGGCCGTCGCCCTGCTCGAAGCCCGCGGCTTTACCGCCGAAGACTTCGCCCTCTCCCATCCGGGCGGCGCGCTGGGACGTAAACTGCTGCTGCGGGTGAATGACATCATGCACACCGGGGATGAAATTCCGCACGTTAGCAAAGACGCCTCTCTGCGCGACGCGCTGCTGGAAATTACCCGTAAAAATCTCGGCATGACCGTTATCTGCAACGACCAGATGATAATCGAAGGGATCTTCACCGACGGCGACCTGCGCCGTGTATTTGATATGGGCGTTGATGTCCGTAAGCTGGGTATCGCTGATGTAATGACGACCGGAGGGATCCGGGTCCGTCCCGGTACGCTGGCGGTCGAGGTGTTAAACCTCATGCAGTCCCGCAATATCACCTCCGTTATGGTTGCTGATGGCGACCAGTTGCTGGGTGTGGTACATATGCATGATCTGCTGCGCGCAGGCGTAGTGTAA